A window from Argopecten irradians isolate NY chromosome 3, Ai_NY, whole genome shotgun sequence encodes these proteins:
- the LOC138318546 gene encoding testis-specific expressed protein 55-like: protein MADTTQAGVTDDIADAAKAEIEKAMSLALGGMSNLGGSSQEADKSGTEDQEDTSRVVKEEVVYMEPIQDPYGKAIKYLEQHNILQLFQSLTTNIVYRKPEDPLAYMMKEVKKMQKQKEET from the exons ATGGCGGATACAACGCAAGCTGGTGTTACCGATGACATAGCGGATGCTGCAAAGGCCGAAATAGAGAAGGCTATGAGCCTTGCCCTAGGTGGTATGTCGAATTTAGGAGGCAGTTCCCAAGAGGCTGACAAATCCGGTACGGAAGATCAAGAAGATACGTCCAGGGTTGTCAAAGAAGAGGTCGTCTATATGGAACCAATCCAAGATCCATATGGCAAAGCAATAAAGTATTTGGAACAACATAATATCCTTCAGTTATTTCAG TCATTAACCACAAACATAGTGTATAGAAAACCAGAGGACCCACTGGCCTACATGATGAAGGAAGTCAAGAAAATGCAGAAACAGAAGGAAGAAACATGA
- the LOC138318559 gene encoding V-type proton ATPase subunit D-like, with the protein MSGDRINVFPSRMALTIMKGRLKGAQKGHSLLKKKADALTLRFRMILKKIIETKVKMGEVMREAAFSLAEAKFTSGDFGHIVLQNVNKAQLKVRSKKENVAGVQLPVFEHYQDGADSYELTGLSRGGQQIDRLKKNYATAIKLLVELASLQTSFVTLDEVIKITNRRVNAIEHVIIPRIERTLAYITTELDEREREEFYRLKKIQEKKKKMKAAAEEKLKARIQSGEVIDNSANLLEEGRDEDLLFTD; encoded by the exons ATGTCGGGTGACAGAATCAACGTTTTCCCTTCTAGGAT gGCCTTGACCATCATGAAGGGAAGACTGAAGGGTGCACAGAAGGGGCACAGTTTGCTGAAAAAGAAGGCAGATGCATTGACGTTGAGGTTCAGAATGATCCTCAAGAAAATTATAGAG acGAAAGTAAAAATGGGCGAAGTGATGAGAGAGGCAGCATTTTCACTTGCTGAGGCAAAATTTACCTCCGGTGATTTTGGCCATATTGTGCTACAGAATGTCAACAAAGCTCAGCTGAAAGTCCGatcaaaaaaagaaaatgttgcAG GTGTCCAGCTACCTGTATTTGAACACTATCAAGATGGTGCTGACA GTTATGAGCTGACCGGTCTATCAAGGGGTGGACAGCAAATTGACAGACTGAAGAAAAACTACGCCACAGCGATCAAACTCCTGGTAGAGCTGGCTTCTTTACAGACATCATTCGTCACCCTGGACGAGGTCATCAAAATTACTAACAGAAGAGTGAATGCCATTGAGCATG TAATTATTCCCCGTATCGAGCGTACTTTGGCGTATATTACCACAGAACTTGATGAGAGAGAACGTGAGGAGTTTTATAG GTTAAAGAAAATACAggagaaaaagaagaagatgAAAGCTGCAGCTGAAGAGAAATTGAAAGCACGGATTCAAAGTGGTGAAGTCATCGATAATTCTGCTAACTTACTGGAGGAAGGCCGTGATGAAGATCTACTATTTACAGACTGA